A region of the Amycolatopsis sp. cg13 genome:
CACGAACCCGGGCACCGCGTCCGGATCGACCGGGCACGTCGTGATCACCGGCCAGGACACCATCCCGGCGGGCGGCAGCCTCACCGTGTCGCAGATCTACCAGGTGTCGGGCGGCTCGTTCACCGCTCCGGCCAACGTTTCCGTCTCCTGAGAATCTGACCGTCGCCGTGCCGCGTGCCCCGCGGCACGGCGGCTTTTCTCAGTCCACGCAGAACTCGTTGCCCTCGACGTCCTGCATCGGGATGCAGGACTCGTTCACGCCGTCCGACTCCAGCACCTGCACGATGGACGCGCCCAGCGCCACCAGCCGGTCGGCCTCGGCCTTCAGGGCCGCCAGCCGCTCCTCGCCCACCAAGCCAGTGCCCACGCGCACGTCGAGGTGCACGCGGTTCTTCACCACGCGGCCTTCGGGCACGCGCTGGAAGTACAGCCGCGGCCCGACCCCGTTCGGATCGACGCAGGCCGCCCACGAGCCCTGCTCCTCGGGCGGCTGGGTGCGGTCGAACTCGGCCCAGCCGGCGAACCCTTCCGGCGGTGGCGGCGCGACGTATCCCAGCACCTCGCACCAGAAGCGGGCGACCCGCACGGGTTCCGCGCAATCGAAAGTGACCTGGAACTGCTTGACCGACCCCATGCGCTCACCTTACCGGCGGGCGGCGGCCAGCGCCGGATCCCGCCCGGCGGCGAGGTCGTCCGGGGCGAAAACCGGGACCTCGATATCCGGACTGATGCCGGTGCCGTCGTAGGTGCGGCCGTGCGGGTCGAGGTACTCCTCGTTCGGCAGTGCCACCTTCCAGCCTTGCTTCGGCAGCGTGCGCTCCAGCATGTCCGAGAAGGCACCCTGAGTGGACTGTCCGATCAGGACTGGCCGCGGATGCCGGTTCAGCAGTGCTTGCAGGAAGGTCTCCCCCGCTGAGACGTCGAGGCTGCCGGTGAGCACCGTCAACGGACCGGTGTAGCGCGGTGCCGCAGCGGGCTGCACGAAGAACGGTTGCGCCGCGGTGAACTGCGCCGGATTGTCCGGATCGTTGCGGGCGCGTTTGGCGTAGGCGAAGTGCGGTGTGTCGGTCAGCCGCGCGGCGACCTGCAAGCCGAGCGGATCGTCCCCGCCACCGTTGACGCGCAGGTCGAGGATCAGGCCGCGGAGGTGGTGCACCCGGTCGGCAGTGAAGATCTCGTCCAGCGCTGTCGCCAGGACTTTGCTGCTCGCGGCGAAAGTGTCGGCGTAGTCGTGGAAACTGCTGATCCGCAGGTAACCGCGACCCTCTGGCAGATCGGCGTAGGCGATGGCTCCGCCGGCCCAGCGGTAGATCGGCGGCCGAAGTTGGGCATCGGCGACGGCCATCGCACGCGGGCCGGTCGTTTTCAGATCCGGGGTGCCGGGCCGGGGCGAAGAGCAATGCTGATCTCCCGCGAGCAGGCCGACATGAGCGTCGTGCAACGGACGGATTAGTCCACATAGGACGTCGAAGAGCCGTTCCGGGTGCGCGGTGATCTCGCGGCGGGCAGCGTCTCCTTCGGACTTCCAGTCGACGCCTTTCGCTGGGAAAAACGGGTAATTCTCGGCAAAGGTATGCCAGAAGACGTCGAACACGTCGGCAGCCGGGCGCTGGCATTCGGTCGGCAATCCACCGGGAACACGCCGCAACGACCGCACACCCAGGTTGTCGTCGAAACTCATCCTGCCCGCGCGGATGGTGACGACGGATCCCTCGTTGGCAGAAAACCTTGTGCCGTCGCCAGTTCCGGAAAGAGAGCCGGGCAAGCAGCTGACCTTGGTGACGTCGTAGGTCGTCAGTTTGCCGCCGGACACTTGGACCAATTGCCCGTACCCGTCCGTCCGCCACACACCGTCCACAGTGGAGTTCGGCACCACGGTGGCCGAGAGCATCGTCAAGCCCGCCAGGAAGATTCGCACGAGCCGAGGGTAGAAAAAAGCCGGGGGCGCGCGGAATACCGCACGCCCCCGGCACCGTGGTGGGGTTGCCCCTACCCGTGGCTCAGCCGAAGAAGACTTCGGCCTCCTGGTAACGCTCCAGCGGAACGGTCTTCAGTTCGGCGGTCGCCTCGGACAGCTTCACGCGGACGATGTCGGTGCCCTTGAGCGCCACCATCACGCCGAAGTCGCCGTCGGCGACCGCGTCCACCGCGTGCAGGCCGAAGCGGGTCGCGAGGACCCGGTCGTACGCGGTCGGGGTGCCGCCGCGCTGGACGTGGCCGAGCACGACCGCGCGCGATTCCTTGCCGGTGCGCTCGGTGATCTCGTCGGCGAGCCAGTTGCCGATGCCGCCGAGCCGGACGTGCCCGAAGGCGTCCTTCTCTCCGGTC
Encoded here:
- a CDS encoding VOC family protein, with the protein product MGSVKQFQVTFDCAEPVRVARFWCEVLGYVAPPPPEGFAGWAEFDRTQPPEEQGSWAACVDPNGVGPRLYFQRVPEGRVVKNRVHLDVRVGTGLVGEERLAALKAEADRLVALGASIVQVLESDGVNESCIPMQDVEGNEFCVD
- a CDS encoding S41 family peptidase, encoding MRIFLAGLTMLSATVVPNSTVDGVWRTDGYGQLVQVSGGKLTTYDVTKVSCLPGSLSGTGDGTRFSANEGSVVTIRAGRMSFDDNLGVRSLRRVPGGLPTECQRPAADVFDVFWHTFAENYPFFPAKGVDWKSEGDAARREITAHPERLFDVLCGLIRPLHDAHVGLLAGDQHCSSPRPGTPDLKTTGPRAMAVADAQLRPPIYRWAGGAIAYADLPEGRGYLRISSFHDYADTFAASSKVLATALDEIFTADRVHHLRGLILDLRVNGGGDDPLGLQVAARLTDTPHFAYAKRARNDPDNPAQFTAAQPFFVQPAAAPRYTGPLTVLTGSLDVSAGETFLQALLNRHPRPVLIGQSTQGAFSDMLERTLPKQGWKVALPNEEYLDPHGRTYDGTGISPDIEVPVFAPDDLAAGRDPALAAARR